In Segatella copri, the DNA window GTACTGCCGGCTGCTGGAGTGATGGCTACCAGTCCGGCAACAGCACCGGTACAAGCACCTACCGTAGTTGGCTTCTTGTTCACAATCCAGTCGATGAGCATCCAGGTAGTGGCTGCCGCTGCTGTTGCGATATGAGTTACGAGGAAGGCGTTGGCTGCCAGACCATCAGCTGCCAATCCGCTACCGGCATTGAAACCGAACCATCCCAACCAGAGGAATGACATACCCATGAACACGAAGGTGATGTTGTGAGGTGTGATAGGATGACCTGCACGGTAATCATCTCGCTTGCCTACACAGAGTGCCATGACCAGAGCAGCTACACCGGCATTGATATGAACCACGGTACCACCCGCAAAGTCGATGGCTCCCATCTCCTGCAGGAAACCGCCACCCCATACCCAGTGGGCCATTGGAAGATAAGCGATGATAACCCAGAGGATGGTGAAAAGTACATATCCGCTGAACTTAACACGCTCGGCAAAGGCACCGAGAATCAAGGCTGGAGTAATGAGGGCGAACATGCACTGGAACATTGCAAAGGTGAGCTCCGGAATGCCTGTTGGCATGATGGCATCCAAGCCGATGCCGTGAAGGAAACATTTATCGAAACCACCGATGACGCAAGCCAGAGGATTGCCCGAATCGGCATATTCTGTAGAGAATGCCCAGGAATAACCGAAGGCTACCCATATCAGACTGACTACTGCCACGATGAAAACCGTCTGCATCAAGATGCTGAGAATATTCTTCTGGCGCACCAAACCACCATAAAAAAGTGCTATACCCGGGATTGACATCAAAAGCACCAAGATGGTTGCCATGATCATCCACGCTGTGTTACCCGTATCAAGTGTAGTTAATAATAAACTGCTCATACTTATATCTTATAGTTAAATTAGAATACTAAATAATATTTATTAAAGATAAGTAAGAATGCCTAATTCAACATTCAACACTTAACATTCAACATTTTAAATTATTCCTCTTTCTCAGCGTTATACAATGCGATGTCGCCACGTTCGCCGGTTCTGATTCTTACCGTATCGAGTACAGGAATCACGAAGATTCTGCCGTCTCCGACTTCACCGGTCTGTGCAGCGCCCTGGATGGCGGCGATGGTAGGTTCCACGTTCTTGTCACGAACCACAATATTCAGAAGCACACGCTCGATGCTGCTGGTATCATACATCACACCACGGTAAATGCGAGCCTGGCGCATTTTGCCCTCACCTCTTACATTATAATAAGAGAACCACTCGATGTCTGCTGCTAAAAGCGCCTTCTTGACATCCTCGAATCTTGACTTGCGGATAATTGCCTCAATCTTCTTCATAATCCTTTAATAATTAATAATGTGTTAATACTTCTATTGATTGTCTCTTTTCGAAAACGAACCTTCATTGGTTGCTATTCAAATTAAACCTTTCTTTTACATTATGTTCGTTTTCGGCTGCAAAATTAATACATTTTGTCAGTATTTTAAAGAAAACAAAAACATTTCGCTTTTACTTTTTATCGAACATTTTAAATTTATCGAGGCTTATCCTATTCTCCTTACAATTTGTAAGGCAGAAAGCAATTTTATGATACAAATTGTAAGATAGCGAAAAATAATCAAGATTTCTGCATTTATTTTCTTGCATATTTCAACAAATCGTCGTACCTTTGCAACCGAAATCAAACAAATAGTCATCGAAATATTCGAAAGACTAGCAAAAAGTCAAATCTCAAAAGAGATAAGACATGAGAGATAAAAGAAGAGTATTCAAACATAAAGAACAACGCAGATGAAAGAAACAGTTCATTTTACAAAGATGCAGGGAGCGGGTAACGATTATATATATGTAGATACCCAACAATACGACATCCCTGACCCAGAGAAGGCGGCCATTGCCTGGAGTGCTTATCACACGGGCATAGGAAGCGACGGACTGGTTCTCATCGGAAAGCCGCACGACGGCAGAAGAGCAGATTATTCGATGCGTATCTTCAACGCCGATGGTTCAGAAGCGATGATGTGCGGCAATGCAAGCCGATGCATCGGTAAGTATCTTTACGAAAAAGGATTGACCCGAAAGGACACCATCCGACTGGAAACACTTTCGGGTATCAAGATATTGAAACTTCATCTTCAGGATAATAAAGAAGTTGTGGAATCGGTAACAGTAGACATGCTGGAACCCAAACTTGAAAATCCCGAGCAATTCATAGGCCCTTCGGTGCTCGAAGCTGACGGCAGAAAATTTGAAGGCACCTATGTTTGTATGGGTAATCCGCATTTCGTTACCTTCGTGGATGACATCGACACCATCGACATCGCCCACTATGGTAAAATCCTGGAAAGAGACAAGGCATTTCCCCAGAGATGCAACATAGAATTTGCACAAGTAACTGACACAGACGCCATAAGGACACGAGTTTGGGAAAGGGGAAGCGGAATAACAATGGCTTGCGGAACAGGAGCCTGTGCCACAGCCGTAGCCGCAGCCCTTACCAAGCGTACTGGCAGAAAAAGCAGTATCGTGATGGATGGCGGTACGCTGGAAATAGAATATAGCGAGGCTGATGATCATGTTTACATGACAGGGCCTGCAGCCTTCTCATTCGAAGGAGAAATCCAGTTGGAGTGTTAATATAGGGAGTGTTGAATGTGGAATGTTGAATGTTGAATTTAGCTGCACCCACCAAGTCAACATTCAACATTCAACACTCAACATTTTAAAAAGAGAACGCAAACTTAAATAACAAATGGTCGATAATGACCGTAAATAAAAGGAGAAACAAAATATGGCATTAGTTAATGAACATTTCCTGAAGTTGGCCAACAACTACTTGTTTGCCGACATCGCAAAGAAGGTGAACGCCTACAAGATTGCACATCCCAAGCAGCGTGTAATCAGTCTGGGCATCGGTGATGTAACCCAGCCTCTCTGCCCTGCCGTCATCAAGGCGATGCACAAGGCTGTAGACGAGATGGCTGAGCAGGCTTCTTTCAGAGGCTACGGTCCGGAGCGAGGCTACGACTTCCTCCGCGAGGCTATCATCAAGAACGACTTCCTGCCACGTGGCATTCATCTCGACGCCAACGAGGTATTCGTAAACGATGGAGCCAAGAGCGATACGGGAAATATCCAGGAGATTTTGAGATGGGATAACAACATCGGCGTTACCGACCCGATTTATCCGGTTTATATAGACTCTAACGTGATGATAGGTAGAGCGGGAATTTTCGAGAACGGCAAGTGGAGCAATGTAACCTACATGCCTTGCGATGAGAGCGATGACTTCATCCCTCAGATTCCAGACCACCGTGTGGACATGATTTATCTCTGTTATCCAAACAACCCTACGGGTACGGTCATCTCGAAAGAAGAACTCAGAAAATGGGTAAACTATGCTATCAAGAACGAGAGCATCATCCTCTATGATGCAGCCTACGAGGCATATATCACCGACCCATCAATTCCTCATTCTATCTACGAGATTCGTGGAGCCAGAAAGGTAGCGATAGAATTCCACAGTTATTCAAAGACTGCCGGATTCACCGGTGTGCGTTGTGGTTACACTATCGTTCCTAAGGAGTTGAAGGCAAAGACATTGGCAGGTGAGGAAGTGGCATTGAATCCTATCTGGGACCGCCGCCAGTGCACCAAGTTTAATGGTACAAGCTATATCAGCCAGCGTGCTGCCGAAGCCATCTACACCCCAGAGGGTAAGGAACAGGTGAAGGCAACCATCAATTACTATATGGAGAATGCCCACTTCATGAGAGCAGAACTCCAGAAACTCGGCTTGAGAGTATATGGCGGTGAGAATGCACCTTATCTCTGGGTGAAGACGCCAAACAACACGCCAAGCTGGAAATTCTTCGAAGAGATGCTTTATGGTGCCAGCGTAGTCTGCACTCCAGGTGTCGGCTTCGGTCCATCGGGCGAAGGCTACATCCGACTCACCGCCTTCGGCGAGCATGAGGACTGCAAGGAAGCCATGGAGAGAATAGCCAAATGGCTGGGAAAATAAACGTTCCAACAGATTATAAAAACATTGAATATCAAAAATTTTAAAATATATAAGGTATGAGCAACTTAAGATTTGAAGCTGTTTCAGAGGCTTCCAAGAGAAAGCCTGTTGAGGTAACCGCTCCTAGCGAGCGACCAAGTGAATTCTTCGGAAAGAAGGTATTCAACCGACAGAAGATGTACAAGTATCTCCCTGCAGATGTCTATGAGAAACTGGTAGACGTCATCGACAACGGAGCACGTCTCGACCGTAACATCGCCAACGCCGTAGCCAAAGGCATCAAGCAGTGGGCTGACGAGAATGGCGTAACCCACTACACCCACTGGTTCCAGCCACTGACAGAAGGTACTGCCGAGAAGCACGATGCCTTCATCGAGCATGATGGCAAGGGTGGTATGATCGAGGAATTTTCAGGCAAGTTGCTCGTTCAGCAGGAGCCTGATGCATCATCTTTCCCATCTGGCGGTATCCGCTCAACCTTCGAGGCTCGCGGTTATTCTGCATGGGATCCAACATCTCCTGTATTTATCATCGACGATACACTCTGTATCCCTACCGTCTTCATCTCTTACACAGGTGAGGCACTCGACTATAAAGCTCCATTGCTCCGTTCATTGCACGCTGTAAACGTAGCAGCAACAGAGGTTTGCCACTACTTCAACCCAGATGTCAAGAAAGTTATTTCCAATCTCGGTTGGGAGCAGGAGTACTTCCTGGTAGATGAAAGCTTGTATGCAGCACGTCCTGATTTGATGCTGACAGGTCGCACCCTGATGGGTCACGATTCTGCCAAGAACCAGCAGATGGACGACCACTACTTCGGCGCCATCCCAGAGCGTGTTCAGGCATTCATGAAGGATTTGGAAATCCAGGCTCTTGAACTCGGTATTCCTTGCAAGACCCGTCACAACGAGGTAGCACCAAACCAGTTTGAGTTGGCACCTATCTTCGAGGAGACCAACCTTGCCGTTGACCACAATATGCTCTTGATGAGCTTGATGAAGAAGGTAGCTCGCCATCACGGTTTCCGCGTACTTCTCCATGAGAAGCCATTCGCAGGCATCAACGGTTCAGGTAAGCACAACAACTGGAGTCTCGCTACAGATACAGGCATTCTGCTTCATGGTCCTGGCAAGACACCAGAGGATAACCTCCGTTTCGTAGTCTTCATCACAGAGACTTTGATGGGTGTATACAAGCACAACGGTTTGCTCAAGGCATCTATCATGAGCGCAACCAATGCGCATCGTCTGGGCGCCAACGAGGCACCTCCAGCAATCATCTCTTCATTCCTCGGCAAGCAGTTGACCGACCTTCTCGAGCACATTGAGAAAGCCGACAAGAAGGATCTCTTCACCGTAGCTGGCAAGCAGGGCATGAAGTTGGATATCCCTGAGATTCCAGAGTTGATGATTGATAACACCGACCGTAACCGTACATCACCATTCGCCTTCACCGGTAACCGTTTCGAGTTCCGTGCCGTAGGTTCTGAGGCTAACTGTGCATCAGCAATGATTGTATTGAACACAGCCGTAGCCGAGGCTTTGACCGACTTCAAGAAGCGTGTGGATGAGTTGATTGCCAAGGGTGAGGATAAGACATCTGCCATCATCGATATCGTTCGTCAGGATTTGAAGACCTGCAAGCCAATCCGTTTCGACGGCAATGGTTACTCAGATGAGTGGGTAGAGGAAGCTGCTAAGCGTGGTCTGGACTGCGAGAAGAGCTGTCCTAAGATTTTCGAGCGTTATCTCGACCCTGCATCTATCAAGATGTTCGAGGATATGGGCGTCATGAAGAAGAACGAGTTGGAAGCTCGTAACGAGGTGAAATGGGAGACCTACACCAAGAAGATTCAGATTGAGGCTCGTGTAATGGGCGATTTGAGCATGAACCACATCATCCCTGTGGCTACTCACTATCAGAGCCAGTTGGCTAAGAATGTGGAGAACATGATTGATATCTTCGGCGACGAGGAAGGTAAGAAGTTGACAGCCCGCAACATCAATATCATCAAGAAGATTGCCGAGCGCACTCAGATTATCGAGACCGGTGTTGAGGAGTTGGTTAATGCCCGCAAGGTAGCCAACAAGATTGAGAATGAGCACGATAAGGCGATAGCTTATCATGACACGGTAGCTCCAAAGATGGAGGAAATCCGTTATCAGATTGATAAGTTGGAGTTGACAGTAGCCGATGAGCTCTGGACCTTGCCTAAGTATCGTGAACTCCTGTTCATCCGCTAATCAGCAATGTCTTCAAAATAGATAAGACATATTTCTGACAGATAAAAAAACAAAGCTCTAACAAGAGCTACTCTTCATCAGATATAACAATTGAACGATCAATCTATTTCTTTTATTGGTTGTTTAAGTTTGCGCGGAGTGTGGTTGTGAAATCACGCTCCGCTTTTTTATATTTCTGTATTTCAAGTAGTTATTATTGTTTTAGAAGCTTTAAAAATGCATTTTAACAATTACATTTACTGGTGCGCGTAACTATTCATCCCTATAGAAAACATCTCGTGCCCATAGGGGTGTCGCTTTTTTCGTAAAGCCCACCGCTTTTTATTCTTTTGATTTGTCACAATCATTCATTACAATTTTAAAATTACAAACATCATTTCAAATATTTTCTATCATCCCCATCATCCTCCAATACACGCATTTGCTGGATTGCTATTTGATTAAGCTTAACCAAACGTTCACCTTGTGGCATTCCTTGATCAATAAATACCGCATTGAGATTCTCCATATTGGAAAGACAAATCAACTCATTGACAGTTGCGTAATCACGTATATTACCATTCTTTTCGGGGTTCAGATCTCGCCACTGCTTCGCAGTCATACCAAACATTGCCACATTCAGAACATCAGCCTCATTTGCATAAATCAGAGAAGCTTGCGCAGGCGTAATTTCAGTAGGAATCAAGTTATGCTTTATCGCATCAGTATGAATGCGATAGTTGATTTTAGAAAGTTCACGCTTAGCAGACCAACCCAATTGAGCTTGTTCCTCTGCTTTTAAGCGTTGGAACTCCTTGACCATATAGATTTTAAACTCAGGACTTATCCACATCGCAAACTCAAATGCAATATCTTTATGAGCATAAGTTCCACCATATCGACCAGCTTTAGATTGAAGAGATATTGCATTAGTACGCTGTACAAAATCCTTAACACTTATTTTAAAGCGATTCAATCCCGCTTGATTTCTAATTATGGCGAATTCGCCATAATTAAAATTCGGATTGTATATCTTCTCCCAAATTCCAATATATTCCAATGTATTTCTATTACGTAACCAATCTGTTACAAAAAACTCACCATCTTTTGCTTTCATCATATCTGTTAGACAGATATAGTCCTCACCATTTAGGTTCAAAACAGAAACTTCTGTTGTATTTACAATAATTTTTGCCATATTTTGTCAATATTTGGTTTGTGCTTGCAAAATTAATAAAAAAGCTCAAACTTACAACACTTTTGCAACAAATTTACAACAGAAAGCAGCAAAATAAACCAAGTTCACCATTCTCATCCACGTATGGAAAAGGAATATGATGTGGTCGATAGCAGCAGGCGCCCTCTGCTATATGCTGCTCATCAGAATCTGACTACACACATTTCTCCATCAACACAAAGGTGATGAAGCCCAGGAGAAGAGCGTAGGTGGCTTGCTTCTGAAAGCCATGGGCATGGGTTTCGGGAATCATCTCATCGCTCGTTACATAGAGCATGGCGCCACCGGCAAAGCCCAGCATCACGGGGAGGAAGGTGGAAGAGGCTGAACCCAAACCGAAACCCAACAGAATACCTATCACTTCGAGCAGGGCGATGAAGATGGATATAAAAAAGGTGCGGACTGCTGTAACACCAGCCATCATCAAAGGAGCGATAATGACCATTCCCTCAGGGATGTTCTGCAGGGCGATACCGAAAGAAACGCCCCACTCCGTTGCTCCCTCTGCCGAACAGACACTCACTCCAGCCGCCATGCCTTCGGGCAGTTTATGTAGGGCTATCGCCATCACAAAGAGCATCACATGACTGAGTCGGGCATTGTTGCGATGCTCCTCGGGGTCTAGTCCCGTGATGTGATGAAGATGGGGAGTTACCAGATCTAGCACATTCAGGAACAGGGCTCCTGCCATCACGCCGATTACTACCAGCCACCAAAGACTGGTCTGTTCGAAGGCTGGCACTATCAGTCCCAACGTGGAAGCTGCCAGCATGATTCCGGCACAATATCCCAATACGGCGTCGTTCCATTTGTGAGGCAACTCCTTGACGAAGAATCCCAGAATGGCACCTATAATCGTGGCACCGCAAAGTCCGGCTGCACTAATCAATACGTTTGTCATAATCAATATATCCAGTTAAACACATGAAGATGCAGATATATCATAGAAGAAAAAAAGCATGGACAACCCTCACAGTCATCCATGCCCATCTATTTCGTATCTGATCTATTCAGTTATTACTAATTATGTTTTGTTATGGTGAAATTGGTGTTTTCCAATTTCATATCATCGCTTCTATTTCAACTTCGTATAACCATAAGCTGCGTTATTGCCCAACTGCTCTTCGATGCGGATAAGCTGGTTGTACTTAGCCATACGGTCGGTACGACTCATAGAACCCGTCTTAATCTGACCAGAGTTTGTTGCTACGGCAATATCAGCAATTGTTGTATCCTCGGTTTCACCAGAACGATGGGAAGTAACGGTGGTGTAACCATGACGGTGAGCCATCTCGATTGCATCCAGTGTCTCGGTAAGAGAACCAATCTGGTTCACCTTGATGAGGATAGAGTTGGCAGCACCCATCTTGATGCCCTTCTCCAGGAACTTCACGTTGGTAACAAAGAGGTCGTCACCTACCAACTGGCAACGATCGCCGATGGCAGCGGTCAACTTTACCCAGTTGTCCCAATCGTTCTCGTCAAGACCATCCTCGATAGAATCGATAGGATATTTGGTAATCAGTTCTTCCAGGAACTTGATCTGCTCAGCAGCAGTCAGTTTTTTACCATTAGGATCCTTCTTCTTGCCATCCTTCAACTGGCGATAATCGTAGAACCACTCACCATTTTCCTGAACGGCAAACTCGCTGGCAGCACAGTCCATGGCAATCTTCACATCCTTTCCTGGCTCATAACCGGCATTCTTGATAGCCTGGCAGATACTGTCGAGCGCATCTTCGATACCATCGAGTGCAGGAGCGAAACCGCCCTCATCACCTACGGCAGTAGAAAGACCACGGCTCTTCAAGAGCTTAGCCAAGGCATGGAACACCTCAGCACCCATACGGATAGCCTCCTTCTCGGAAGGAGCACCCACAGGACGGATCATAAATTCCTGGAAGGCGATAGGCGCATCAGAGTGAGCACCACCATTGATGATGTTCATCATAGGAACAGGAAGGGTGTAAGTATTGCAACCGCCGATATAGCGATACAATGGGATGTGGAGATACTCAGCAGCAGCATGAGCCACAGCCAAAGAAACACCGAGGATGGCGTTGGCACCCAGATTTGACTTGGTCTTGGTACCGTCGAGTTCCAACATCTTATAATCGATGGCACGCTGCTCCAAGGCAGAAAAACCTACCAAAGCAGGCGCAATTACCTGATTCACATTCTCCACAGCCTTCAAGACGCCCTTGCCGCCATAGCGGTTCTTGTCGCCATCACGAAGTTCCAAAGCCTCGTTCTCGCCAGTGGATGCACCAGAAGGAACCGATGCACGACCTACGACACCTGACTTCAAAGAAACTTCAACCTCTACTGTAGGATTGCCACGAGAATCTAATATTTCTCTTGCATGAACATTTTCAATAATCATAATTCTATAATACTTTTAATTACATTAAACATTTTTTCCGAGTGCAAATTTAGGTATTATCTGACAAATCTCCAAATTTCGGGCATCATCAAAAGTAGGTATCGCCCGAAAATACCTACATATAGGTAAGGAGAGGCATGGAAATTTGAGATGCTACCAAATTGTCATTTTATTTTAATTTTATCAATCAGTCCTTCGAAATCCTCCTTTTGCATAGCACCCATCTGCACAGATGGTTTGCCTTTCACGGGGATGAAGAGGAAGGTAGGGATGCTGCTGATACCGAAAACAGAAGCAAGTTCGGACTCCTGGTCGATATCCACCTTATAGAAATCTATCTTGCCGGCATATTTCTCAGCGAGAGATTCCACTACGGGAGCCATCATCTTACAAGGACCACACCAGGTGGTGTAGAAATCGATGACGGCAGGACGGGAACCGGCGAATACCCATTCATCCGGATGAGCATCGTAATCCATAATCTTTTTTCTGAAATCAGATGTGGTGAGATATTGCACCTTGGCAGTTTCAGTTTTCTCAGACTTCCCTACAGTCGTTTGAGGAGAAACAGCAGGTGCTTTCCTGTTCTGTGTACAAGAAACAAGAAATGGTAGAAATAAAATAGCTGCTAATATAATTTTCTTCATAGTTTTTCGTTGTTTTAATTTGAGAGGGTATGCCATTAGGCTATAACCCACCCTCTTATTACAATTAATCACTATTCACTAATCACTACTCCTAATCCTTCAAAGAATAAGTAACGGTAGTAACAACCCTTACCTTTTTAATATATGGGGTATTGGAATCGCGGTCTTCGATAGAGAACTGGCCCTGGTCAGCATTCATGATTTTATCAATCTTGCTCTTGCTGTTCTCAGCAAACTGGGTAGCAGTCTGCTCAGCATTCTCTATCGCCTCCTGCATCATCTTAGGTTTCATCTGCCGGAAGGCAACATACTCATACTTCACCGGATTCTCGTAACCACCATCCACAATGGCAACCCCCTTCTGAAGCAGATTACCCTGACGGGCAATGATACTGCGAACCAGTTTCACATTCTTCGATGTAACCGTGATGATGGAAGTAATGTTATAACGATACCCCTGGCGGTTTTCGCCATATCGTTCAGCATTGAGGTCGATGACTACAGGCGCATTCACATTGATTTCATTAGCCTTAACACCATTCTCCACCAGAAAGTTTCTGATGGTTCTCGTGGTGGCATTGATTTTTTGATAGAGTTCAGGCAGGTCATTGCCTATTTCCTTGGAAACGATAGGCCACGTCACCTTATCAGCCTCCACCTCCTTTTCGGCAAGACCTTTCACTACAACCTTTCGGTCTTTACTAATCACACTTTCAAGTCCCGACTTGATACAAAATCCAAGCATGATGATGCCTATGGTTAAAATCACGGCTTGCTTAATACCAGAATTGATGTTCATAATTAGTCCTCCATTATTAAGTTGTTAAAATTGAGTTTCCATTCTATCTCAGATTGAGTTGCAATTTGAGTTTTCAAAGATACAATAAAAATATAGAAAAACGACACTTTATAATGATAAAATATGCTAAAACAGCCCATATCAACCCATAAGCACCATTTTTTCTGCCCAAAAGCTTGCATATATTACCAAAAAAAACTATCTTTGCCCAAAAACAATAAAATGGATTACAACATGATTGGGACCGCATGGTCGTTACTGCCTCCTATCGTCGCCATCGCTCTGGCGCTGAAGACAAAGGAGGTCTATTCTTCTCTTTTTATCGGTATCATACTGGGTGCCGTTCAATATTGCATTTCGATGGGAACAGGTTTCGACGGATTCCTCGTTCACCTGACAAATCACACTGTAGGTGAAGGCGATGATGCCAAGGCATACGGTTTGATACATTGCCTTTCCGACCCATGGAACGTGGGCATTCTGGTATTCCTGGTGGTATTAGGCAGCATCGTTTCATTGATGAACAAGGCGGGAGGTTCGGCAGCTTTCGGCCGTTGGGCTTCCAAGCACGTACACTCGAAGGTTGGCGTACAGATTGCTACCATCCTGCTCGGCATTCTGATATTCATCGATGATTACTTCAACTGCCTTACCGTGGGTTCGGTGATGCGTCCTATCGCTGTGCGCAATGGTGTTACCAAGGAGAAGCTGGCTTATCTCATCGATTCTACAGCCGCACCGGTCTGCATCATCTCCCCTATCTCGAGTTGGGCAGCTGCGGTATCGGGCTTCGTATCGGGAGGTGAGAACGGACTGGCACTTTTCTGCAAGGCGATACCTTTTAATTTCTACGCATTCTTTACCATTCTCTTTATGTTTGGTATTGTGATACTGGGCTTCGACTTCAAGGCGATGAGCAAGTATGATGCGAGACTGAAGGAATGGTACGAGCGAACCAATGGCGGGAAGCTCGATGAGGTGAGCGATACCAAACTGCAGATTGTTGAGCATGGTGTGGGAGCCAAACAGGAAGAGGATTCCAAGAACAAGGGAACCGTGAGCGACCTGGTGATACCAATCATCATGCTGATTATTTTCTGCATGGCGGGCATGGTATATTCGGGCGGATTCTTCGATGCTGATAATGCCAACTATCTCAACTTTGTAGATTCCTTTGCTGCGAGCAATGCCTCTGTAGGCTTGGTAATCGGTTCATTGGCTGCCCTGATTCTTACCATCATGATGTTTACCATTCGCAAGACCTTACCTTTCGATGAGGCGATGAGTAGTCTCATCAAGGGTTTTGAGGCGATGGTACCAGCCATTCTGATTCTTACTTTGGCATGGACGCTGAAGAGTATGACCGACTCGCTGGGTGCGGCAGAATATGTATCATCGGTTGTAGCGAGCAGTGCCTCAGAACTTCAGATGCTTCTTCCGGGCATCATCTTCCTGGTAGCAGGCTTCCTGGCATTTGCAACGGGTACCTCCTGGGGAACCTTTGGTATTCTGATTCCTATCTGCATCGCCGTATTCCCTGGTGCTGATCCTTTGCGCATCATCTCTATCTCGGCATGTATGGCTGGGGCGGTGTGTGGCGACCATATCTCTCCTATCAGCGATACCACCATCATGGCGAGTGCAGGAGCGGAATGCAAGCATGTACATCATGTATCATCACAGTTGCCTTACGCCCTGACTGTAGCCTGTGTGAGTTTCTTCACCTTCATTGTGGCGGGATTCACTCATACGCTGGGTATGGTAACGAGTGCCATCATCTCGTGGATATTCGGTGTTGCCATGCTTGGTTTTGCTTTATTTTATTTAAATAAGCGCCAAAAAGTTAAATAGTTCTTAATTTATTTGTATATTTGAAATATTTTCAATATCTTTGTAGAAGAAAAGCTGCACTCGGCAATTTGAAAGCAAGCTTTCATTGCGCTCGTTTGCATTTTCTTTGCATAAGAATTTAATAAAGAACATATTAATAACTTAATACAGAATACATTATGAAGGAATTAAAAGGAACAAAGACAGAGAAGAACCTCCAGGAGGCTTTCGCTGGTGAGTCACAGGCTCGTAACAAATATACCTATTTTGCAAGCAAGGCAAAGAAGGACGGTTTTGTACAGATAGCTAATATCTTTGAGGAGACAGCTGCTAACGAGAAGGAGCACGCTAAGTTGTGGTTCAAGTATCTGGAGGGCGGTGCTA includes these proteins:
- a CDS encoding ammonium transporter, with product MSSLLLTTLDTGNTAWMIMATILVLLMSIPGIALFYGGLVRQKNILSILMQTVFIVAVVSLIWVAFGYSWAFSTEYADSGNPLACVIGGFDKCFLHGIGLDAIMPTGIPELTFAMFQCMFALITPALILGAFAERVKFSGYVLFTILWVIIAYLPMAHWVWGGGFLQEMGAIDFAGGTVVHINAGVAALVMALCVGKRDDYRAGHPITPHNITFVFMGMSFLWLGWFGFNAGSGLAADGLAANAFLVTHIATAAAATTWMLIDWIVNKKPTTVGACTGAVAGLVAITPAAGSTDIFGAFCIGIISTIVCFFMVAVVKEKFKYDDALDAFGVHGMGGILGSILTGVFATQYVTGAEGVQGALYGDWHQLWIQVVATVVSIIYSVVVTYIIFKVVDKSVGVRVDKRVEEEGLDIYEHGESAYSN
- a CDS encoding P-II family nitrogen regulator, which produces MKKIEAIIRKSRFEDVKKALLAADIEWFSYYNVRGEGKMRQARIYRGVMYDTSSIERVLLNIVVRDKNVEPTIAAIQGAAQTGEVGDGRIFVIPVLDTVRIRTGERGDIALYNAEKEE
- the dapF gene encoding diaminopimelate epimerase — translated: MKETVHFTKMQGAGNDYIYVDTQQYDIPDPEKAAIAWSAYHTGIGSDGLVLIGKPHDGRRADYSMRIFNADGSEAMMCGNASRCIGKYLYEKGLTRKDTIRLETLSGIKILKLHLQDNKEVVESVTVDMLEPKLENPEQFIGPSVLEADGRKFEGTYVCMGNPHFVTFVDDIDTIDIAHYGKILERDKAFPQRCNIEFAQVTDTDAIRTRVWERGSGITMACGTGACATAVAAALTKRTGRKSSIVMDGGTLEIEYSEADDHVYMTGPAAFSFEGEIQLEC
- a CDS encoding LL-diaminopimelate aminotransferase, with translation MALVNEHFLKLANNYLFADIAKKVNAYKIAHPKQRVISLGIGDVTQPLCPAVIKAMHKAVDEMAEQASFRGYGPERGYDFLREAIIKNDFLPRGIHLDANEVFVNDGAKSDTGNIQEILRWDNNIGVTDPIYPVYIDSNVMIGRAGIFENGKWSNVTYMPCDESDDFIPQIPDHRVDMIYLCYPNNPTGTVISKEELRKWVNYAIKNESIILYDAAYEAYITDPSIPHSIYEIRGARKVAIEFHSYSKTAGFTGVRCGYTIVPKELKAKTLAGEEVALNPIWDRRQCTKFNGTSYISQRAAEAIYTPEGKEQVKATINYYMENAHFMRAELQKLGLRVYGGENAPYLWVKTPNNTPSWKFFEEMLYGASVVCTPGVGFGPSGEGYIRLTAFGEHEDCKEAMERIAKWLGK
- a CDS encoding KilA-N domain-containing protein, encoding MAKIIVNTTEVSVLNLNGEDYICLTDMMKAKDGEFFVTDWLRNRNTLEYIGIWEKIYNPNFNYGEFAIIRNQAGLNRFKISVKDFVQRTNAISLQSKAGRYGGTYAHKDIAFEFAMWISPEFKIYMVKEFQRLKAEEQAQLGWSAKRELSKINYRIHTDAIKHNLIPTEITPAQASLIYANEADVLNVAMFGMTAKQWRDLNPEKNGNIRDYATVNELICLSNMENLNAVFIDQGMPQGERLVKLNQIAIQQMRVLEDDGDDRKYLK
- a CDS encoding glutamine synthetase III family protein, producing the protein MSNLRFEAVSEASKRKPVEVTAPSERPSEFFGKKVFNRQKMYKYLPADVYEKLVDVIDNGARLDRNIANAVAKGIKQWADENGVTHYTHWFQPLTEGTAEKHDAFIEHDGKGGMIEEFSGKLLVQQEPDASSFPSGGIRSTFEARGYSAWDPTSPVFIIDDTLCIPTVFISYTGEALDYKAPLLRSLHAVNVAATEVCHYFNPDVKKVISNLGWEQEYFLVDESLYAARPDLMLTGRTLMGHDSAKNQQMDDHYFGAIPERVQAFMKDLEIQALELGIPCKTRHNEVAPNQFELAPIFEETNLAVDHNMLLMSLMKKVARHHGFRVLLHEKPFAGINGSGKHNNWSLATDTGILLHGPGKTPEDNLRFVVFITETLMGVYKHNGLLKASIMSATNAHRLGANEAPPAIISSFLGKQLTDLLEHIEKADKKDLFTVAGKQGMKLDIPEIPELMIDNTDRNRTSPFAFTGNRFEFRAVGSEANCASAMIVLNTAVAEALTDFKKRVDELIAKGEDKTSAIIDIVRQDLKTCKPIRFDGNGYSDEWVEEAAKRGLDCEKSCPKIFERYLDPASIKMFEDMGVMKKNELEARNEVKWETYTKKIQIEARVMGDLSMNHIIPVATHYQSQLAKNVENMIDIFGDEEGKKLTARNINIIKKIAERTQIIETGVEELVNARKVANKIENEHDKAIAYHDTVAPKMEEIRYQIDKLELTVADELWTLPKYRELLFIR